The Alnus glutinosa chromosome 1, dhAlnGlut1.1, whole genome shotgun sequence region caaacaaaggCATCTACAACTGTTAACACGTAATTAAGGACAAAATATATGACATTAAATGATGATCAATAGAGCCATCtttgcaacaaaaataaaaaataaataaataaataaaaaataaaaaaccaaataaataaaaaaaacaaaaaacaaaaagataaacagAATGCGAAAAAAAGTTGAAAGGTGTCATAGAttacttcttcttcattttttttttctaacaaaaacaagaaggaaaaggcGGTTTTGTAAGTGGTCATTGAGAAAAACTTTGATAAAAGTAGAGTTCGAAATTTTTGATACGACCTGCGAACTTGTCATGAATTCAACACGGCGTTAAAGGGTTAGAATTTGACATAACGAGTTTGAATCATAAACAGGACGACCTGCTTGATCTATTTATTAAAACGAGaccagtcttgccatatgctaacctagcaattgctcatccggtcaggatctctataggtttaagacttgcttctctttctctgccatacacacatctttgcatttttattgatttatcatggcatcttgtgtgtttttctcgtggatgtctcccgagattttggcatttgttgcacatctcttctcatcccatgatcttctttgtgtcttccgttattcttttaagtctttgtgcttttagaatattggaatatttgttgggctATTTTCTTAAGATATTGTGCAtaaaaatccttttctgtctgtgtgttggactgatcatgatatatttatgccttatgagtagctgcattgcttatatttctctttggcatccatttgacagccgtgttaaataccacattatgtttggaactaacaggatctaatggtatttttggagatatttctgattggtttttcagggagacgacatccagcggctcccagcacagtgattgacagatgcatccttaggaaaactgactattgttgaagttggatgttcaatttccaaaggtcttgggatttgatactcggaggatttctgttcttctcttttgggccatttgcagatgtttctctactttcttattgttttggattttagaacatttttgtttgtggatattattactccgtttacccttgtccttctgagacattaagggggagtaattgttgtgtgatTTTTCTCATTCCTCTGTTTaaccctttgtgacaaaaagggggagtaattgttgtgatttggaccgggattgtatttttaaccggtcaagtgatttttgtcccagaatggccaaatggggagtttgttagtttttgtgttggctacattctgttggaacAAATCACTTCTATTTAATGttactgctttcacagggatgctgctttatccagagtctactcttcagctatgttcttcgagaagattctgtgaagttttcaaggatttatttcggttccctgtcagccgtccggacgacgtggtattccgtccggacgctcatcagtcaacaacatccgtccggacgacgagaactttccgtccggacgcccatcagtgtttagaagcttcgaacagttcaagattgcatccgtccggacgtaatggcaaatcggccggatgctcttcagagttcaagaagatcccagtgtttcagcgcatccgtccggacgacgtggctataccgtccggacgccattcagtgtttgacaagcattagggtttctgcctcaagacacagttatgggaagacggctgctaccatccggacgatgtgtgatcccgtccagacgatgtcctctataaagcaagaacgtgcataccaagttcaaccgtccgaacgtcagccttcatggtctggacgatcaagcttcatatatggaagttgcgtgcaccagttcaaccgtccggacgttagccttcaagttctggacgctccaagcctttttatggtaatttcgtgcagtcgaagtgcaaccgtccggacgttagccttcaagttctggacgctccaagcctttttatggtaatttcgtgcagtcgaagtgcaaccgtccggacgctagggcaacactgtccggacgctagggcaacactgtccggacgcagccttgttatggaagcttttagCCCTATCTTAGAGAGgaggttgcagttgaccgtccggactctcaGTCAAGCCTTCCGGACACCCtcaggtattttggtcataattgtttactcaaatatcggattgggacaaaatcagcctcattggaaagcttagaaaaaatgctatAATTTGAGTTTCTGGACAGACCctagaagcgtccggacggcctccgtccggacagaaagattttcccatccggacggccctgcagaaattCCAgtattactttccggacaagaaaaacttgacccgtccggacagtcctggctcccgtccgaacgcgggtatttcagactccgttttttagtcgattttggatttccaaagcctataaataagaggcttgaggcatgctttcaacacagaattcggtggtgaattctctacagcttagagacgtgatatttcctctaaagccttaccaagtgtgtgatttgatcaaatgtgaagtctatcttagggttggccctaaagtaaaggagttccattgaagaccccttcaggtaggagaacctggttgggaagcgttcgtgttggattacatgtcagagatcaaggtacgaccactgcatcggtacatgtgagtgttactatcttgtatctagctatgtcttctgaatggtggaattcctgggtttggctgccccggaatggtttttctcttaactgagtttccacttcgtcaacaaaaatctgtgtgtcatttactttccgctgtgctttaatttttgttgacacctatgcatgcactttatttttagaagtcatttcaatttttcataaagggataatcgttgtgatttttttgagtTGAATTCTTCCAATGTTTTCATGCTTTGTTACTTGAGAATTTGAATATCAAGCttcttgaattgaatttatgaataaaatgtaagagtagggtgtttgatttgatttagtgaattccgataccttagtgtttttcttctttgcgtatttactctttctttattttttttcttagtccttaaaagaaataaaaaatcttggctctaggttaaaataaagtaaatttaaatagaaattgatttttctttacacacacttccatgTGGATACAATCTCGCACTTGCAtgtactatgctacatacgactcgtgcacttgcgagtatcaaaatttgcacatcaataATCTCTTATAAAAGATAGCCAACGGTAGTTAAAAGGGGATATTTTGTCTTGTTCCTTTAGCCTCAACATTTCCAGAAATTTTTACCCTCCCAATTCAACCATTTTCTAAATTAAGCATTAGAGAGTAAcgcccaagaaaaaaaaaagaatttatagtattaataaattatatttactaaGTAAGATGaaactaatttatattttaagggattatatttatataattggaATAAAAGGGGTTTAAGGTATGGTGATGGAATTAGGAAATAAAATCCCAATAATGAGTCCTAGTGTAGTGAATAATTAATTGTAAGATTAAGTTGTAgtgatattaaataaaatgaggTTGAATAATGATTATTAGAGaaggaataaaataagatgGAGCAAAATTGAAATTTAGAAAGGATAGAGCCTAGTATTAAAATAAGACCAAAGTTTGGTCCtatatgtttgtttattttaattggctcaTTCTGTCTTGACAAAAACGCTTTTATATCAATGAATTTCCATATCAGGAATTACCATAACAGGGACACCGTTATTTTAGAAGATTCTAGAAGATgtgttgcagaatattaattttaatatggaAAGGGCTAAACAAGGAAGTAATTTGCACAAAATATCTCTAAGAAGGAAATATCCTGGTGAAGGAAAGAATATGGAAGATTTATAGCTCAGAAAGTCGATTTTCCTTACAGACCGCCTGGACGCCTAGttgccatggtccggacgcccaaGTCAAAAACTCAACATCCTATTAGGGTCCGAACTCTATAGCAAACGGTGGAGTCAGTAGCTCAAGGTCCGGAACAGGTCTGGACGTCCTAGCAGACGCTGAAGTTAATAAGTCACTGTTCGCACAATGTTCAGATGAAAATGCGATGACTGCGGAGGAGGAAAAAGCTTTCATacaccatccagacgctagggTTTCCATGTCCGAACGCGCGTTAGAGAATTATCGAAGATTCAAGTGAAGGTCCAAACGCCACAACCATCGTCTGGACGCCAACTACAGATATCCGATTCTtattagaattaggttttatGAAGCCTATTTTAAGGGGCTTTGTACTTgtaattttgtaagaattctgtattgaattgactgcataaatggacggatggggtcaaaaaatcagaaagtggtagtttggggagctagaatctaagcattggtagttaaTTTGGGGGGCCATCTGGAGAAattgtggtagtttggggggctaaaatatatttatcccttatatataataatatattgttaatttgttacttgtaaactatagttatgtactatattttataatatgccttatatagttatatattatatatttatgttactAATAATGCATAGaagttgttcataaacttgagtttgaattctgctttgatcactcattaaaaaatttgatagttTACCTCGAACTCTAGTTGAGTTGAGTTTGTCGAGTAACCCGGTTCGGCTCGAATGTTATTTTCAATGAACtggagcttgagctcgagctcgagctcgagctcgcccgagttttaaatgagccaagcttaaacatgcaatttatagctcgTCTTGAATTTGAACTCGACTATttaagctcgactcataaacgagccaatcttaaaatcttcaaactcAACTCGATTCAGCTCGATTAGATCCCTAATTTTAAGTTTCATACTGTTGAAGGCACTCTTCAAAGATAAAATTCCAAGAAAATACACGCAATCGTTCTTAGAGCATTCGTGGACTATGAAAATGTCACATGTTAATATTGACCATTGACTTGACTATTTTCCCTACATGTAGGATTGGCGGATAACTTATTTGGAGAATTTCGGTACTCAATTACTCATAATATCAAATATGACAATTGATAATTAACTATatattttgagagagagagagagaaaagtacacataacattcttaaattatcatttaattgttaatgtctcatccttaaactatcaattgtgtcaattttcTATCCTAAACTactgaaaaatgtcaatgtcacatctaatgacaaaaatactatttatcaaattattaattaaaaataaaaaactaatttttttattaaaaatataaaaaaaagttttaaaaaaaaaaaaactaaaaataagaacagctttttctttttttttttctccgtttgtttttaaaacacttttttttttttaatttttacttttttttttatatatatataatttttcgtttttttttttccttatttttttttaatttgttttttaaaaatttaatttttagtttttattttttctaaatttttttgttagttttagttgttttttttttcgaattgataaggacatttttgtcttagtgaaaaaaatttagggatatttttgtttttttgttggtttttggggggacattgacatgttttaatagtttgagggaggacattgacacaattagtagtttgaaaAGACATTAACAATTGAATAGTAGTTTGAAAGAGATGTGtgtattttttctatatatatatatatatatatatatatatgagttcgATCTGGATCGATCaaagataaatattatattCGATGTATAACCAAAATTGATGAACGTACGTAGAAAGCAAACACTGCGGAATAAAAGCAAATTATAATACGTaatctttatttctttcatttatgaGGTCATCGAATGCCCATAAAGAGTGTGGGCAAtacaagaagagaaagaagttCTCTTTAACCTAATTTATTAGAATTggcattctttatttctttgtaaCCCAGAAAAGAGAGGATTATGGATCCTAGCAACTGAGATTATCACCGGTAGAAACACCGAATTGGTTACAGTATTGAGTGTAATACTGGATGCGAGATTGGACAGCACCAGAGTTTCCACCATTGCATTCAATTGCCCCGTTAATCGCCCGAATTGTTGCCCCGAACCCTTGGCTTAGGACTGGCTCAACATTCAGCGTCCAAAACCACAAGGCCGTTTTAAACGAAATATCAGCATCTGTGGCCACTGTTTCAGGAGAGTTTAATCCGTCGAACCCGATGCTATTTCCGGCTGGTCCATAATTGTAATTCCAGGTTATTTGAAGAGGTCCACGGCCatagtattttttgtttgggttgCATGGATACTGTGTTTTACTCTCGTCGCAGTAGTCCTGGGAAGCACCGTTTATCTCTTCTATGTAGCAAAAAGCTGCCCAAACACAAACAGTTTGCTAGCTTCATGAATATGGTGCTTCTTTTCATATACAGTGTAATAATTAATGTATAGCTCAAGATGCACGTCCCATTTAAATCTTTTGCGAATAACTTGGTAACATTTATGTACATAAACGTTTTCATTACAATTTAATAAAtcataaataaacaataattaatcgTCTCTGCAATTATAACCATAtactttatatatgtttttctgATCATAACCAAATAATACAACCTCGTGTATTTGTGACTTGTTATGAAATAaggtatattaattattatatataaattagagaTGCAATCTAGCTTCGTATAAAGTGACATCAAAGAATATATATGCATGAGATGagtaatattgttatatatacaCCTGCTATATAACTCGAatgatgtgacagtaaaaattaataaatcttttgtatgacagtcgtaaaatagtctactaaatagtattactcataTACAACTATCATATAAGTGGCATATACATCATAATATCTCAGTTATATGGCAGTTTACTAAATAATGAGAGGAAGTAAGATCTTACATCCAGTCTCGTGCGTGACATGGGCGAAGAAAGCAGCAATCTCACGCTTAGAATCGTCAGCAGTACCAGTAGTGCCGAACTGAGTATACGAGTTAAGAGCATCAAGGAATGCTGTCCTGGTGTAGAAGCTCTTCCCTGCACAATCTCCACTGGCCTGATTAAGTATCCCGTTAAAGAAATCTGACGTCACAACATCCGCCACCGAAACGCCGCTCGAAGTAGGCGTAGTAGGGGATCCACCAGTACAAGGGCCTTCTCTGCACCCCTGCCCACAATAGTCACTGCTGGTGCCACAGTAGCCGTATTGGCTGCAACATTCATTGGCGGCGCAGCCACAGTTTTGAGCCTTTACATATCCGGGCACCACTCCTGCTAAGATTATTGCGACAACAACAAGTGTCAGAAGATTGTTTTTCACACAAAGATTAGCCATCTTGGGatgaatgaagaagatgatcgATTGTGTGGTGAAAAACAAAGTTGAGCATCCATCTGATATTTATAATATTGCAACGTAAGGTTGGAAAAGTTTGGCCAATTTCAATTTCGTCATGAAGATATATAACTTCTAGAGGGCGTGTCTAGAACGGGTCTTGACGTTGTAaaaatttgacttttgaatATATAGGATAGGTACTGAATGGGAAATGCTTGCCTTACAACACCCACCCAACTCCCACACAACCTCCATTCACATGTGTGTGGGATCCATATGCATGGAACCCACACACATGTGAATGGAAATTGTGTGAGAGTTGGGTGAGGGTTGTGAGTGTATTATCTCCCGGTACTGAATAGGGGATTactatcttcttctttcttttcttttttctaatcaactgggaaaaaggggaaaaggtaTGAATAGGGGGTTGCTTGTGCGAAAATTTGGTCGTACAATAATAACTTTCAAACGTTAATTTGGTGGTCCATCTTGTGTTCCTGCATATTGGCTGGGTAGGTTTTGCTTTTTAGTTGTAATTAATGTGGCATgcataattatttgttaatttttttgttttattttttgataaaaaataaaaagcagtATGAAAGAATTAAGTTGCCAAATGAGCCAAGCTATGTATGAGATCTAAAAAGAGATAATTACATTATAATGGGTCGGGAAGAtcctctctctatatatatatataggatcaGATTGAGATCCATGTAATACACAAGGCATTCCAGCATCTATAATATAATTCTTAAAATCTGATCGATGTTAAAAGAATTTCCCTACCACATTTGCGCAACTCTTGACAAACAACGTCAAATAAGGACGTCAATTCCCTGACGTCATTTATTTTACTGTTTATATCGTTTCTTAAACGACCCAAAATAACGTTTTCTTTTGTAGTGCTATAGGCTCATACTTAGtggggtggtttagccacccctTGTGACCAATATGGGTGGTcaggccacccctttttttttaataattttttattttttatttttttttatcacatttttctatttatattatatttttaatataaatataacgtgtttttatttcttttaacaatGTAGATCGTTCTTTTGGTAGGGAGGCCTGATCCGAGTTGATCTAGCTAGCGAGTATGAAaataaacaacataaaataaaaaagcaaagatACAACCTCGCATTGCGGGCCGTGGAGGGACGTGGAGGACTTGCGGGAGTGGTGGATCGATGAGTAGTGgtaattgttatatatatatattcacccTGGCCTcttgaataatataatatttgatTAAATTCATGTATTATTTTCCTCATAAAACTGCCAAACGTACACTTCACTGCAGAATTAACCATAATTAATGCCGTcgttgaagactctaaaatcgTGATGCCCATGAATGTACCATATTATTTCTAAaccatttcatatatatatatatatatatatatatatatatatatatatgaaatggcTGGACTACGAAGTCACCGCTAATAAAATTATTGTCAATGTAGCTGTCGATTGATAAATAGTGTGGGCCTCTTGCATGTCCCTAGCTTGTTGTGAGAATTTAATTTGTGCGCTAACCAATTCGATTGCATGCCATAGTGTCCCGGTAGCCGTCAGATCGATCCACCAGAGATTGGCATGACTGTAGGGCTTAACTCTAGCTCCCTAGCTACTctcctcaatatatatatatatatatatatatttaatttaagggCATTTTGTATTTTCACACATCTCATTATGGGAAAATGGATCGACGTTAAAGGGTAAATGAATCGACATTTAACGTGTTTTAATTTccatttaagttaataaaaaaccctaacaacGGGGTGAAGTGAaagggactatatatatatattaatatatatggtTTGAGAAGTCAATTACCAATTATTTTAGTTTGGAGAAAATGAACATGACGCTGATGATAATCGAATTGAGTTTTAATCCTGCACGGTACCGGTGGTAGTGACCGTCATCAACGACTAAATTGACTGCTTGTCAATTAGCCACGTAACTTGCCCAGGAAGGACTCATTTTGGTCCTAGTCAACATTTTTAGTCCCAAAAACACGTTAACAAAACTCTGGTCCAAgaacaaataaatacaaactgaatatatcatatatgcagTGCCGGCGGCCGGCTATTCCATCTCTTGCAGTTAGGTAATCGTcctaaaaaattaacattaaatgactccttataaataaaatttgttaaaaaatagcattataaggccaaattattatttttttttttaaaaaaaaaaccctatttttttttttaatttaatgatattgaaaaaattgaactaCTTTATAGAGAGATCATAGAtgcaaacaaaaacaaaaattgagaaCAACTATCAAAGGGtaattatgaaaaaaagaagcagaagaatttgatgaagataaagagaaaatcaaacaaaggCATCTACAACTGTTAACACGTAATTAAGGACAAAATATATGACATTAAATGATGATCAAGAGAGCCATCtttgcaacaaaaaaaataaaaataaaataaaaaacaaataataaaaaaaaagccaaaagataaacagaatgagaaaaaaaagttgaaaggtGTCATAGattacttcttttctttttcttttttcctaacaaaaaaaaaaaaagaaaaggaaaaggtggTTTTGTAAGTGGTCATTGAGAAAAACTTTGATAAAAGTAGAGTTCGAAATTTTTGATACGACCTGCGAACTTGTCATGAATTCAACACGGCGTTAGAGGGTTAGGATTTGACATAACGAGTTTGGATCATAAACAGGACGACCTGCTTGATCTGtttaataaacgggtcaacccacttGACCCATTtatgaaactatatatatttttaaaataataaatacaagttAAAACGAGTCAAACAGGGCGTATTTGGATCGAAATGTGTCAAACAGGCTGTGTCGGGTTAGGTCAAATGGGTTAAAAATGTCGCTATTCGTTGGCCCTATGGTCAAGgagatttacttttattcatTGGCCTTGGATCTAATGGTTATTTGTGACAAGTACACCATATACGAATGGGTCACCGTTACGGCTTTGCTAGTTGCGTGGGCCACCAAAGTAAAACTCGGTCGGGCTGCTAGTACATGACGGTATGCAACAATATCCGGGCCACCAATATTGTACGATAGGTCCTTCAATTCGGGATATTGCCAAACCGAGCAGAAAGGGTCAAGGTCCCGAATAGATCATATAGAGCTAAACTATAATATTATTctcttaattataatttattatatctatattgcatcaTCAAATCATATGATCTTTAAACTGTGaatcttaatttattattgtttgtgATTTATAAACCTTTTGATAACCAACTGAGTTCATGGCATAAATAACATTTAACTCATTTGTATTCTTACTcactaagtcatggacttacgcttgtatctttTTCACCTATGAAAGATGTGTTTTTTATAGTCAGATTATTTGAGGATGACATATACGGTGGAGACGCAACCCTTTTTCCCAAAAGTTTTGGAGGATTTGGCCCTTCTCATTTTTTAAGAGTTGGATCCTCGATTGTTGATCTTTTAATGACGAAGAGAGTGCAGAAGGTTGATTGTTTCTTAGATTACATGCACGGTGTTTATTTGATTCAGTGTGTTTGGAGTTAGGGTCCTCAGATTGACTGTGAACTTGTTGAGGTTATTCAAGATTGTGATCTAACTTATGAAGACCTTGATGAGCTTAAATTTTTGTCTAGTTGAACTTGTTTAATGTTTTGGTACCTTTAGTCTTGGCTTGTAATATTTTCTTTGACTTGTTGATTGATCTTAGAATATAACATTGGATGGATATCTGTGTTATGTTTTGATGTTTCAGTTTAACTCTGGTGATTATTTGTTgtggtttaattaattaatggctATTTTATTCCTTTATAGAGTGAAGTCTTCAACTGTATGCTCTCTTCTCTTTTGAGAGAGTTCAATGTCCCGTTGTGTTTCCATCTCGTCTAGATCGGAAAAGGGTGACCTGTCATGGATtcaattaccagttaatttCTTCGGGGCATTACATTAATTAACAATGGTAATTAACTTGGAGTGTGCAATATccctaaattaattaattggtaattaactTGAAGTGTTGCATaccaaatatcaaaataaaagcaACGGAAATGTAACATTAATCTGAGCTGATAGACGAAATACCTTAGTATATTTTTCTATCATCAATACAAACTAGAGCCTCCAAAGACCACAACAGTTGAAATACACTATTCTCTCATAGATGTACATAACATAAATGAGACATAAATCTGCCTCTACAAGCCTTTGCTTAGCGACTCCAATCCTTGCAAATTGCTCTAGCCTGCACTCCTCAGGTTACCTTACtattatataaaacaataatgtttataagtaaaaataaaaacatataagtccacgacttagtaagtaaattgcCAACGAAACTTATCTCTTACATTGAGCCCTATTTAATTGGAAATAACGTAGAAAGATGAACATTTTTAGAAATGTTGTAAGGGTTGAATAAATTATGCTTGATAGTCATTATTAAAGTAATTATTctagtattaaaaaaatagtatttttagaAACAGTTTAAGGCATAATTCCAGGGTCAACATGTTGTAGTTTAAGACAGAAAAATCATGATGATGAAATGTAcaatataataacaataattatagCACAATCCGTAACCATCATCCTTATGGCCTATCCGTACCCATAACTCTATTACGCTGAGATTTGTGCATCCCGTAGGACATATGGTATAATGCCGGTGCCCCGACAACATACAAATGGCCAACCACCACTAGTTGTCCGACCAAGTCCAACTTCGGGTGATCGATACATCTAGCAGCACTGCAGAGTGTGACCACCATCTGTACATGGCTGCGCTGATCACTtccaaccattggatccaaggtaATTAACATTAAAATAAGCATAGGCCATATGGTCAAGTCTATATATTAGTGTATACAGACCCCAAATTCTTCACTTCTTTTTCTAATGGTGGTACATCACACATCAACATATTTCTGATAGAAATTTTCAACATATTACTTAAACTACCATAcgcagcggaaaacaaataagacaggattcaggcttacctctagctatatttgctcaagcttttccacgatccatctgaagaacaagaaaagattatttgatgGATCtcctaacctatgcctatgactgtattgccgtactaatggtgtacacaggctattaatttataggctaggtcagggaccctcaaatatggtaagtaccgtattgttcctcccatcaaggaaacaatattattaattgattttaaatcaattaaacgattccattacggtaatctaaattaattaaattacctaaccgtaataccgtatattatatttataataatataataaacactgtatatgtggcatataggccatatatggagacaaTATCTAACATTCTCctacttggcctttatgacacatgactttatggtattaggttccttagtttggccaatcacttatggaatcctctcactcagataagaaatgtttcatacgaatcatggcggtaaaaccatta contains the following coding sequences:
- the LOC133879421 gene encoding endochitinase EP3-like; the encoded protein is MANLCVKNNLLTLVVVAIILAGVVPGYVKAQNCGCAANECCSQYGYCGTSSDYCGQGCREGPCTGGSPTTPTSSGVSVADVVTSDFFNGILNQASGDCAGKSFYTRTAFLDALNSYTQFGTTGTADDSKREIAAFFAHVTHETGSFCYIEEINGASQDYCDESKTQYPCNPNKKYYGRGPLQITWNYNYGPAGNSIGFDGLNSPETVATDADISFKTALWFWTLNVEPVLSQGFGATIRAINGAIECNGGNSGAVQSRIQYYTQYCNQFGVSTGDNLSC